Proteins found in one Bacillus subtilis subsp. subtilis str. 168 genomic segment:
- the yfkS gene encoding putative spore germination D protein (Evidence 3: Putative function from multiple computational evidences; PubMedId: 23625846; Product type rc: receptor), producing the protein MISYIVQTLIVCIAIYAYEWKNFRSANNLTKWAFSLLIAGSAFLWIYMRVNPLLPRLGHLFKYIPF; encoded by the coding sequence ATGATCAGCTATATCGTACAGACATTGATTGTGTGCATTGCCATATACGCATATGAATGGAAGAATTTTCGTTCCGCTAACAATCTAACAAAATGGGCCTTCAGCCTGCTAATTGCAGGAAGTGCTTTTCTATGGATTTATATGAGAGTGAATCCCCTGCTTCCGCGGCTGGGGCACCTGTTTAAATATATTCCGTTTTGA
- the treR gene encoding transcriptional regulator (TreR-trehalose) (Evidence 1a: Function from experimental evidences in the studied strain; PubMedId: 8755887, 9829827, 17705272; Product type r: regulator) codes for MKVNKFITIYKDIAQQIEGGRWKAEEILPSEHELTAQYGTSRETVRKALHMLAQNGYIQKIRGKGSVVLNREKMQFPVSGLVSFKELAQTLGKETKTTVHKFGLEPPSELIQKQLRANLDDDIWEVIRSRKIDGEHVILDKDYFFRKHVPHLTKEICENSIYEYIEGELGLSISYAQKEIVAEPCTDEDRELLDLRGYDHMVVVRNYVFLEDTSLFQYTESRHRLDKFRFVDFARRGK; via the coding sequence ATGAAGGTGAATAAATTCATCACAATTTATAAAGACATCGCACAGCAAATTGAAGGCGGCCGATGGAAAGCGGAGGAGATTCTTCCGTCTGAACATGAGTTGACCGCACAGTACGGTACATCAAGAGAAACGGTCCGAAAGGCGCTTCATATGCTCGCGCAAAACGGTTATATCCAGAAAATCAGGGGAAAAGGCTCCGTCGTGCTCAATCGTGAAAAAATGCAGTTTCCCGTTTCGGGCCTTGTCAGCTTCAAGGAGCTCGCGCAAACGCTTGGCAAAGAAACGAAAACAACTGTACACAAATTCGGGCTGGAGCCTCCGTCAGAGCTGATCCAAAAACAGCTCCGGGCCAATCTGGATGACGACATCTGGGAAGTCATCAGGTCTAGAAAGATTGACGGGGAACATGTGATTTTGGACAAGGATTACTTTTTCAGAAAGCATGTCCCTCACCTGACGAAAGAAATTTGTGAAAACTCCATATATGAATATATAGAAGGAGAGCTCGGTCTTTCGATCAGTTACGCCCAAAAAGAAATTGTAGCCGAGCCGTGTACGGACGAGGACAGAGAGCTGCTCGATTTACGCGGCTATGACCATATGGTCGTGGTGAGAAACTACGTCTTTTTGGAGGATACCAGTTTGTTTCAATATACGGAAAGCAGACACCGTCTCGACAAATTCCGATTTGTTGATTTTGCGCGGCGGGGGAAATGA
- the yfkR gene encoding putative spore germination protein (Evidence 3: Putative function from multiple computational evidences; PubMedId: 10762253, 23625846; Product type f: factor): protein MKKTIYKCVLPLLICILLTGCWDRTEINDIAFVVSSAIDKKKDQYRVAMQIPLVGQLGGQTGGGGGTAGSKTWYVDSASGTTIREANNKLQTSLSRTINTSHRRTVIIGEDMARDGVAPVFDILTRNPQNRLTALILVSRGEARDILNTDVQLEQFPAEMIRELAIIATSRPVFLSRFMSDLVEIGSDPYAPVISASKTKPGGKGKSNLKIDGLAIFKKDRLMDIFKDEHMTAALMLLNQARQPEFIVDLPNQMGQASIQLQKSNASFHAAEKNGKLSMTIEIRAKGIIMENQSTYETRENDQYYIIQKALNRTIKKDVISTVHRLQKLKADPAGFQDRTIRSTATTKNLLKKEWEEVYKDMEVHVVPIVTIEQGGVLYKTISH from the coding sequence ATGAAGAAAACAATATATAAGTGTGTTTTGCCGCTTCTCATTTGTATCCTTCTAACGGGGTGCTGGGACCGGACAGAAATCAATGACATTGCATTTGTTGTCAGCTCAGCCATTGATAAGAAAAAAGATCAGTATCGAGTGGCCATGCAGATTCCCTTGGTCGGCCAATTAGGCGGACAAACAGGGGGCGGCGGCGGAACTGCCGGTTCAAAAACATGGTATGTTGATTCAGCTTCCGGCACTACGATCAGAGAAGCGAACAACAAGCTGCAAACCTCCTTGTCACGGACAATCAATACGTCCCACAGACGTACAGTCATTATTGGAGAGGATATGGCGAGAGACGGCGTTGCCCCAGTCTTTGATATTTTAACGCGAAATCCGCAGAACAGATTAACGGCGCTCATTTTAGTCAGCCGGGGAGAAGCGCGGGACATTTTAAATACCGATGTTCAGCTTGAACAGTTTCCGGCGGAAATGATTCGGGAGCTGGCCATTATCGCAACGAGCCGCCCCGTTTTCTTAAGCAGATTCATGTCTGATCTAGTAGAAATAGGCAGTGATCCGTATGCACCGGTCATCTCTGCATCTAAAACAAAACCTGGAGGGAAAGGCAAATCTAATTTGAAAATTGACGGGCTTGCGATCTTTAAAAAGGACAGATTGATGGATATTTTCAAAGATGAACACATGACAGCAGCCCTGATGTTGCTGAATCAAGCCCGCCAGCCAGAATTCATAGTAGACCTGCCGAATCAAATGGGGCAAGCATCCATTCAGCTTCAAAAGTCCAATGCATCCTTTCATGCCGCTGAAAAAAACGGAAAGCTGTCAATGACAATCGAGATCAGAGCCAAAGGAATTATTATGGAAAACCAATCAACCTATGAGACGAGAGAAAATGACCAGTATTACATCATTCAAAAAGCATTAAACAGAACCATAAAGAAGGACGTGATCAGCACCGTTCATCGTTTGCAAAAGCTAAAGGCGGACCCGGCCGGCTTTCAAGACAGGACCATCAGAAGCACGGCAACCACGAAGAATCTGCTGAAAAAGGAATGGGAAGAGGTATATAAGGATATGGAGGTTCACGTCGTCCCAATTGTGACGATTGAGCAGGGCGGTGTCCTATACAAAACGATCAGCCATTAA
- the yfkT gene encoding putative spore germination integral inner membrane transporter (Evidence 3: Putative function from multiple computational evidences; PubMedId: 10762253, 15849754, 16850406, 23625846; Product type t: transporter) — MDKTSAYQGLFFGALYTLAVGLKHAPILMIESAKQNAWHSYILGVVIVIPALWLMHRLMKKHQDKNIYELLSDSSPIAGRIIILLFSLYFLLINAHDIRFFINLINILFLPRTPMAVLGGVIIFVAICIAREGKETLTRMAQIFLFPFGILVLFLPFTLATQIELQNLTPVFEGLIPYLQSGYYAFGTMGELIILPLLFSNRSVPLKYTIFAILLGALLLAVMLFSSISVFGPNLTSTFFDPAYMVIRQIRITDFLDRSDLIIAAFWIPVIMVKIAGSLYIVVYGLSFLHSKIDPKAMYTPTGMFSVVCGFWFFLNTNQLIDFNRIKPIINVVISLLLPLLIYLIIKSKALFGAKAKH; from the coding sequence ATGGACAAGACCTCTGCATACCAAGGATTATTTTTCGGAGCTCTGTATACGTTAGCAGTCGGATTAAAGCATGCTCCGATTCTCATGATCGAATCAGCAAAACAAAATGCCTGGCACAGCTACATCCTCGGCGTTGTCATCGTGATTCCGGCACTCTGGCTCATGCATAGGCTGATGAAAAAGCATCAGGATAAAAATATCTATGAGCTGCTGAGCGATTCCTCACCAATCGCAGGCCGGATTATCATTTTACTGTTTTCTTTGTATTTCCTGTTAATCAATGCTCATGATATACGTTTTTTCATCAATTTGATTAACATTTTATTTCTCCCGAGAACACCAATGGCTGTTCTTGGCGGTGTTATTATCTTTGTGGCGATCTGTATTGCCAGAGAGGGAAAAGAAACATTGACCAGAATGGCGCAGATATTCCTATTTCCATTCGGCATCCTGGTCTTGTTCCTTCCATTTACGCTGGCCACACAAATTGAGCTTCAAAACTTGACACCTGTTTTTGAAGGTCTAATCCCATACCTTCAATCAGGCTATTACGCGTTTGGGACAATGGGGGAATTGATTATCCTTCCGCTTCTCTTCTCAAACCGGAGCGTCCCGCTAAAATACACCATTTTCGCGATACTGCTGGGCGCTTTATTGCTGGCCGTGATGTTATTTTCTTCAATTTCTGTCTTTGGTCCCAACCTGACATCTACTTTCTTTGATCCTGCTTATATGGTCATCAGGCAGATCCGCATTACGGATTTTCTGGATCGCTCAGACCTGATCATCGCGGCTTTTTGGATTCCGGTCATTATGGTGAAGATAGCAGGTTCCCTATATATCGTGGTATACGGCCTTTCGTTTTTACACTCAAAAATCGACCCGAAAGCCATGTATACACCAACCGGCATGTTCTCAGTCGTATGCGGCTTTTGGTTTTTTTTAAATACAAATCAGCTAATCGACTTTAACAGAATCAAACCAATCATTAATGTAGTGATTTCTCTTTTGCTGCCTTTACTCATTTATTTGATCATAAAAAGCAAAGCATTGTTCGGCGCAAAAGCAAAACACTAG
- the yflA gene encoding putative aminoacid transporter (Evidence 3: Putative function from multiple computational evidences; PubMedId: 15849754, 16850406; Product type t: transporter), with protein MERLLVWIEHISDWLWGPPLIILLTGTGLYFTILLKGFQFRYPLYIFKQTIGSVGKKPKGEGTVTPLQALTSALSSTIGAANIVGVPAAIMFGGPGAVFWMWLIALFAMAIKFSESVLAVHYREKNEQGEYVGGPMYYITKGLRMKWLGVFFSVALIVELIPSIMVQGNSVSVSLAETFSFNKIYAGIGIAFLIGLVVIGGVKRIGKVTEFVVPLMAGAYAGAGLLIVLMNLSSVPAFFSLVFSNAFTSSSAVGGFAGAALAETVRWGFARGLYSNEAGMGTAPIAHAAAMTDHPVRQGFWSVIGIVIDTLIICTTTAFIVLASGVWTGKNASNDPAALTTAAFQHYFGSGGGYFVSVSLVFFVVSTIMVVIFYGVKQAEFLFGRLAGHVIKFVYLAAIIIGAAGGAKAIWGVLDLALVFIVVPNVIALLLLSRKVKALYTEFFTSEQYYLKDIRKTKQKPVYPTKEAKNS; from the coding sequence CTGTGGGGTCCGCCGCTAATCATCCTGCTGACGGGGACGGGCTTGTATTTCACTATTTTGCTGAAAGGTTTTCAATTTCGCTATCCTTTATACATTTTCAAACAGACAATCGGCAGTGTAGGAAAAAAGCCGAAGGGAGAAGGCACAGTCACACCGCTTCAGGCATTGACCTCAGCCCTCAGTTCAACGATCGGTGCAGCGAACATTGTCGGTGTGCCCGCCGCTATTATGTTTGGGGGACCAGGAGCGGTTTTTTGGATGTGGCTTATTGCCTTATTTGCCATGGCGATTAAGTTTTCTGAAAGTGTTCTTGCTGTTCATTACAGAGAAAAAAATGAGCAGGGTGAATACGTCGGGGGACCGATGTATTACATAACAAAAGGGCTGCGCATGAAATGGCTCGGCGTATTCTTCTCTGTTGCGCTGATTGTGGAGCTGATTCCCAGCATTATGGTTCAGGGAAATTCGGTTTCAGTCTCGCTTGCCGAGACGTTTTCTTTCAATAAAATATACGCAGGAATCGGAATTGCATTTTTGATTGGGTTAGTGGTGATAGGAGGGGTAAAGCGGATCGGAAAAGTAACAGAGTTTGTCGTGCCTCTTATGGCAGGGGCATACGCAGGTGCCGGTCTCCTGATTGTTCTCATGAATCTATCATCAGTGCCGGCGTTTTTCTCTCTCGTTTTTTCAAATGCGTTTACCTCTTCTTCAGCAGTTGGAGGGTTCGCAGGTGCTGCGTTGGCGGAAACCGTTCGCTGGGGATTTGCCCGCGGGCTGTATTCTAATGAAGCCGGGATGGGAACAGCCCCGATTGCACATGCGGCAGCAATGACTGATCATCCTGTGCGGCAAGGGTTTTGGTCTGTGATCGGCATTGTCATTGACACCTTAATCATCTGTACGACTACCGCTTTTATCGTCCTTGCATCCGGTGTATGGACAGGGAAGAACGCCTCAAATGACCCGGCAGCACTGACAACGGCCGCATTTCAGCACTATTTCGGTTCTGGAGGAGGATACTTCGTTTCGGTTTCCCTGGTCTTCTTTGTCGTATCAACCATTATGGTTGTCATTTTTTACGGCGTAAAGCAAGCTGAATTTCTGTTCGGGCGGCTGGCAGGACATGTGATTAAATTCGTTTATTTAGCGGCTATTATCATAGGTGCCGCAGGCGGAGCAAAAGCCATTTGGGGCGTATTGGACTTAGCATTGGTTTTTATTGTTGTCCCGAATGTGATTGCGCTCTTGTTATTGAGCAGAAAGGTAAAAGCGCTGTACACCGAATTCTTTACATCTGAACAGTACTACCTGAAAGATATAAGAAAAACGAAACAAAAGCCTGTTTATCCAACAAAAGAAGCTAAAAATTCCTAG
- the treP gene encoding phosphotransferase system (PTS) trehalose-specific enzyme IIBC component (Evidence 1a: Function from experimental evidences in the studied strain; PubMedId: 15849754, 16850406, 8755887, 8917076, 8969503, 18977770; Product type t : transporter), which translates to MGELNKSARQIVEAVGGAENIAAATHCVTRLRFALIDESKVDQEMLDQIDVVKGSFSTNGQFQVVIGQGTVNKVYAELVKETGIGESTKDEVKKASEKNMNPLQRAVKTLADIFIPILPAIVTAGLLMGINNILTAEGIFFSTKSIVQVYPQWADLANMINLIAGTAFTFLPALIGWSAVKRFGGNPLLGIVLGVMLVHPDLLNAWGYGAAEQSGEIPVWNLFGLEVQKVGYQGQVLPILLASYMLAKIEVFLTKRTPEGIQLLVVAPITLLLTGFASFIIIGPITFAIGNVLTSGLISVFGSFAALGGLLYGGFYSALVITGMHHTFLAVDLQLIGSKLGGTFLWPMLALSNIAQGSAALAMMFIVKDEKQKGLSLTSGISAYLGITEPAIFGVNLRYRFPFIIAMVSSGLAGMYISSQGVLASSVGVGGVPGIFSIMSQYWGAFAIGMAIVLIVPFAGTYAYARFKHK; encoded by the coding sequence ATGGGGGAACTGAACAAATCGGCACGTCAGATTGTCGAAGCAGTCGGCGGTGCTGAAAATATTGCAGCGGCAACTCATTGTGTTACACGTTTGCGTTTTGCTTTAATAGATGAAAGCAAGGTTGACCAAGAGATGCTTGATCAAATTGATGTGGTAAAGGGATCATTCTCGACAAACGGACAGTTTCAGGTCGTAATCGGCCAGGGAACTGTCAATAAAGTATATGCTGAACTGGTTAAGGAAACGGGGATTGGCGAGTCAACAAAGGATGAAGTGAAGAAGGCCTCAGAAAAAAATATGAATCCTTTGCAGCGTGCTGTGAAAACGCTTGCAGATATTTTTATTCCAATATTGCCTGCGATTGTCACGGCGGGTCTTTTAATGGGGATCAATAACATTTTAACGGCGGAAGGCATTTTCTTCAGCACAAAATCGATTGTGCAGGTTTATCCGCAGTGGGCGGATCTTGCTAATATGATTAACCTGATTGCAGGCACGGCCTTTACGTTTTTGCCTGCGTTAATCGGATGGTCTGCCGTCAAGCGGTTCGGCGGCAATCCGCTTCTCGGCATTGTGCTCGGGGTTATGCTCGTGCATCCTGATTTGCTGAATGCGTGGGGATATGGCGCGGCAGAACAAAGCGGAGAGATCCCGGTATGGAATCTATTCGGCCTAGAGGTGCAGAAAGTCGGCTATCAGGGCCAGGTGCTCCCAATTTTGCTTGCTTCTTATATGCTGGCGAAGATTGAGGTATTTTTAACAAAACGCACACCTGAGGGCATACAGCTGCTCGTTGTCGCACCAATTACGCTTCTCTTAACAGGATTTGCCTCTTTTATCATTATCGGCCCGATTACATTTGCGATCGGTAATGTACTGACTTCAGGGCTTATCTCGGTGTTTGGTTCTTTTGCCGCACTGGGCGGTCTGTTATATGGCGGTTTCTACTCAGCGCTCGTGATTACCGGTATGCATCACACGTTTCTTGCAGTCGACCTGCAGCTCATCGGTTCAAAGCTCGGCGGCACCTTTTTATGGCCGATGCTGGCGCTTTCTAATATCGCACAAGGTTCGGCGGCTCTGGCCATGATGTTTATCGTGAAGGATGAGAAACAAAAAGGCCTCTCCCTCACATCAGGGATTTCTGCTTATCTTGGCATTACAGAGCCTGCCATCTTTGGGGTGAATCTGCGATACAGATTCCCGTTTATCATTGCAATGGTCAGCTCTGGCCTGGCCGGAATGTATATTTCTTCTCAAGGTGTGCTGGCAAGCTCCGTCGGTGTCGGCGGCGTGCCGGGGATTTTCTCAATCATGAGCCAGTACTGGGGCGCGTTTGCAATCGGGATGGCTATTGTATTGATCGTGCCGTTTGCCGGAACATACGCGTATGCGAGATTCAAACATAAATAA
- the treA gene encoding trehalose-6-phosphate hydrolase (Evidence 1a: Function from experimental evidences in the studied strain; PubMedId: 7651129, 7751281, 8755887, 8917076, 9701821, 26894535; Product type e : enzyme), with the protein MKTEQTPWWKKAVVYQIYPKSFNDTTGNGVGDLNGIIEKLDYLKTLQVDVLWLTPIYDSPQHDNGYDIRDYYSIYPEYGTMEDFERLVSEAHKRDLKVVMDLVVNHTSTEHKWFREAISSIDSPYRDFYIWKKPQENGSVPTNWESKFGGSAWELDEASGQYYLHLFDVTQADLNWENEEVRKHVYDMMHFWFEKGIDGFRLDVINLISKDQRFPNAEEGDGRSFYTDGPRVHEFLHEMNEKVFSHYDSMTVGEMSSTTVDHCIRYTNPDNKELDMTFSFHHLKVDYPNGEKWALAPFDFLKLKEILSDWQTGMHAGGGWNALFWCNHDQPRVVSRYGDDGAYRVKSAKMLATAIHMMQGTPYIYQGEELGMTNPKFTDISSYRDVESLNMYHAFKEKGMADQDITAILQAKSRDNSRTPVQWDATENGGFTTGTPWIPVAGNYREINAEAALRDQNSVFYHYQKLIQIRKMYDIVTEGTYEIIAKDDPNIFAYLRHGSNEKLLVINNFYGTEAAFTLPDSLAPDEWKAEVLLTNDEAREGLQNMTLRPYESIVYRLTKPC; encoded by the coding sequence ATGAAAACAGAACAAACGCCATGGTGGAAAAAAGCTGTGGTTTATCAAATTTATCCGAAAAGCTTTAACGATACGACAGGAAATGGTGTTGGCGATCTGAACGGCATTATTGAAAAGCTGGATTACTTAAAAACGCTACAGGTGGATGTGCTTTGGCTGACGCCGATTTATGATTCTCCCCAGCATGATAATGGGTACGATATTCGTGATTATTACTCGATTTATCCTGAATACGGAACGATGGAGGATTTTGAGCGGCTAGTGTCCGAAGCACATAAAAGAGACCTGAAAGTCGTCATGGATCTTGTTGTCAATCATACGTCAACAGAGCACAAATGGTTTCGCGAGGCGATCTCTTCAATAGACAGCCCGTACCGTGATTTTTATATATGGAAAAAACCGCAGGAAAACGGTTCTGTTCCGACGAACTGGGAATCGAAATTCGGCGGCTCGGCATGGGAGCTTGACGAAGCATCGGGCCAATACTATTTGCATCTGTTTGATGTGACGCAGGCTGATTTGAATTGGGAAAATGAAGAGGTCAGAAAGCATGTCTATGACATGATGCATTTTTGGTTTGAAAAGGGAATAGACGGCTTTAGGCTTGATGTCATCAACCTGATTTCTAAAGATCAGCGCTTTCCGAATGCGGAGGAAGGCGACGGCCGCTCTTTTTACACTGACGGGCCGCGGGTGCACGAATTTCTGCATGAAATGAACGAAAAGGTGTTTTCACATTACGACAGCATGACGGTCGGTGAGATGTCTTCAACAACCGTAGACCACTGCATCCGGTATACGAATCCTGACAATAAAGAACTTGATATGACATTCAGCTTCCATCATCTCAAGGTTGACTATCCTAACGGCGAAAAATGGGCCTTGGCGCCGTTTGATTTTTTGAAGCTGAAGGAGATCCTATCTGACTGGCAAACGGGGATGCACGCAGGAGGGGGATGGAACGCTCTGTTCTGGTGCAATCATGATCAGCCGCGCGTCGTATCAAGATATGGAGATGATGGCGCATATAGGGTGAAATCGGCGAAAATGCTTGCTACGGCCATTCATATGATGCAGGGCACGCCTTATATTTATCAGGGCGAGGAGCTGGGGATGACGAATCCGAAGTTCACTGACATAAGCTCCTATCGGGATGTCGAATCGCTGAACATGTATCACGCCTTTAAGGAAAAAGGAATGGCTGATCAAGATATTACAGCCATTTTACAGGCGAAATCCCGTGACAATTCCAGAACCCCCGTTCAGTGGGATGCTACGGAAAATGGTGGTTTTACAACGGGCACACCATGGATACCGGTTGCAGGAAATTACCGGGAAATCAATGCTGAAGCGGCGCTGAGGGATCAGAATTCGGTGTTTTACCATTATCAAAAATTGATTCAGATTCGCAAAATGTATGACATTGTGACAGAGGGTACGTATGAGATAATTGCAAAGGATGACCCGAACATTTTTGCGTATCTCAGACACGGCAGCAATGAAAAGCTGCTCGTGATCAATAATTTTTACGGGACAGAGGCGGCCTTTACACTGCCGGACTCTTTAGCGCCTGACGAATGGAAGGCAGAGGTGCTGTTGACGAACGATGAAGCAAGGGAAGGGCTTCAGAACATGACGCTTCGCCCATATGAGTCCATTGTTTATCGTTTAACGAAACCGTGTTAA
- the yfkQ gene encoding putative spore germination protein (Evidence 3: Putative function from multiple computational evidences; PubMedId: 10762253, 23625846; Product type f: factor), which yields MNKRDKALQLIKELEDNQDRPISPNLKENLENLTLLTEGCSDIVFRQFDFGNGLCGFIVYIEGIVKSEHIQDHALRPFLMHLTDQIDEHEEALQNTLSISSVALETSMSKVAASIIEGNAVLFADGHSKGLILNIKGGQRRSIEEPITESTIRGSREGFTESLRVNTALVRFRVKTFQLKMISFKIGTKTKTDVVLAYIDGLADPKVIDKAKKRIKKIKIDAVLESGYIEEFIEDDTYSPFPQLQYTERPDTVAAQLLEGRFAIFTDNTPFVLTGPITFWQLMQASEDYYERYLMSNLIRWLRYMFLFVALYLPAIYVAVITYHQDLMPTNLMFSVASAREPIPFPAIIEALIMEISFEALREAGVRLPKTIGQTVSILGALVIGTAAVEAGIVSAPMVIIVSLTGIASFTIPRFNLAISIRMLRFPLMFLASIFGIFGIMLGTIILVLHLCKLQSFGIPYLSGISPFKRDEVKDIFVRAPWWTMTRRPGTYSRGNGQKGAKREDPKDEENNI from the coding sequence ATGAATAAACGCGACAAAGCGCTTCAGCTCATCAAAGAGCTTGAAGACAATCAGGACAGACCGATCTCTCCCAATTTGAAGGAAAACCTCGAAAATCTGACCTTATTAACAGAAGGCTGCTCAGACATCGTATTTAGACAATTTGACTTTGGAAACGGGCTGTGCGGATTTATTGTTTATATCGAAGGAATTGTAAAATCTGAACATATTCAGGATCACGCCCTCCGCCCTTTCTTAATGCATTTGACGGATCAAATAGATGAACATGAAGAGGCGCTGCAAAATACTCTATCAATTTCAAGTGTTGCATTAGAAACGAGTATGAGCAAAGTGGCTGCATCCATCATTGAGGGGAACGCGGTTTTATTTGCCGACGGGCACTCAAAAGGCCTGATCTTAAATATAAAAGGCGGACAAAGAAGAAGCATTGAAGAGCCGATAACAGAATCGACCATCAGAGGGTCAAGAGAGGGCTTCACTGAAAGCCTCAGGGTCAATACCGCTCTTGTGCGCTTTCGCGTCAAAACGTTTCAGCTTAAAATGATCTCTTTTAAAATCGGCACGAAAACCAAAACCGATGTTGTCTTGGCCTATATTGACGGGCTTGCCGATCCAAAGGTTATTGACAAAGCAAAAAAAAGAATCAAAAAGATAAAGATTGATGCTGTCTTAGAAAGCGGATATATTGAAGAATTTATCGAAGACGACACGTACTCGCCATTCCCCCAGCTGCAATACACAGAAAGGCCGGACACCGTCGCCGCCCAGCTTCTCGAAGGCCGATTTGCCATTTTCACAGATAATACGCCCTTTGTCTTAACAGGCCCGATTACGTTTTGGCAGCTTATGCAGGCCAGTGAAGATTACTATGAGCGTTATTTGATGTCTAACTTAATCCGCTGGCTTCGCTATATGTTTTTATTCGTTGCTTTATATTTGCCGGCTATTTATGTTGCCGTTATTACATACCACCAGGACTTAATGCCGACAAACTTAATGTTCAGTGTGGCCTCTGCGCGTGAACCGATTCCTTTCCCCGCCATCATAGAAGCATTGATTATGGAAATTTCTTTTGAGGCTCTCCGTGAGGCGGGAGTGCGCCTGCCGAAAACCATCGGCCAGACCGTCAGTATTCTCGGGGCCCTAGTCATTGGGACAGCCGCTGTTGAAGCGGGAATTGTGTCTGCCCCCATGGTGATCATCGTATCGTTAACAGGGATCGCGTCATTTACAATTCCGCGGTTTAACTTAGCTATCTCCATCAGGATGCTTCGTTTCCCGCTTATGTTTTTGGCGAGTATTTTTGGGATATTCGGCATTATGCTCGGCACGATTATCTTAGTGCTTCATTTATGCAAGCTGCAATCTTTCGGCATTCCTTATTTATCCGGGATTTCTCCGTTTAAACGAGATGAAGTAAAAGATATTTTTGTCAGGGCGCCTTGGTGGACGATGACCAGAAGGCCGGGCACGTATTCGCGCGGCAACGGACAGAAGGGAGCGAAAAGAGAGGACCCAAAAGATGAAGAAAACAATATATAA